From Strix aluco isolate bStrAlu1 chromosome 5, bStrAlu1.hap1, whole genome shotgun sequence:
TTATAATTTTAAAACTTGTATTCCTCACCTGTGTTCATGAAGCTGAAAGGTGATCTACTAGTGTAAGATACTAGTTTATTACTAACTTTTTAGTGAAACTGACATCTTGGCAGTGTAGCCATTTCAGAGAAAGGACACACAGCCCTCATTTGTTCAGCCAAAACTCCAAATAAGTTTAGATACGAGTGCACAAGAAATACAAAGATCAGGACTTCTAGCTAGCAATgagaagacagaaatggaaataacaaaaaattacatCCAATAATTTATATATCATCTGCCAGAATTTGGAATGGAGGTTTGAAATTGTTTTGTCACTGACATCTGACTTAAGCAATGCCACTGTTGTCTTGAAGAACTTATCCCAGCATAAAACTGTTGCCTTAGGAAGGAGCTCTTTGCAGCAGACAACAGTGATACTTGAATTACTTAGACTGCAAAtccaaataaaactgaaaccaaTAATTAAGTATTTGTCACGGTCTACCCACATCTCCTCTACTGCCCTAGAAAAGTCAAGTCATTCCTGGCTCATATATGAAGCTGTAAACGGCTCTAGTCTTTGTACTTGTGTCTTTCATATAtttcatattaataaaatactgcTCTACACATATGGACATATCTAATGTCAATCTACTGTCATCTACATATCTGTCAATCCATAAATTAAGTCACATCCTCTGACTGAAAAATTCCTGTATCTGTAACAGAGTCCAGCATTGCTGGGTCAGAGCCTCAGTTGGCATTAAGGCTACAGCCCAAGTGAGAGCAGCCATTTCCGCCACCCTCAAAGTCACTCATGCCACATGACTGGTATAAATAAAAGCTACACAGAAAATCTTGCCTTTTCTGTTACTTTCTCAACCCCAGTCTTCAGCTCATGTACCATATTGCTGATTTGCTTAGCTTTGCTAAGGCTGTCATCAGGTAGCTCTTGGTAGTGCTCAATATGCTGGTTAAAGTGGGAAAGTGGTTCTTTCCAGGCTTGCAACAGTTTCAGTATCAAGTGAGTTAGTTCTTCTCTCttataaattaaaacagtaaagaatttctctGTTAGTTTGCAGCAGGTCATATGAACACTGTTAGACAGTGTGACTGTGAAATCTCAGCGGGATTAAGATTTACATCTGCAATTCAGtagttttcaaatattcagaatttAAGGGCCATTCTGTCTCTGGTTATTTGCTTATATATAAGCACCACCCAAAAGTtgtatttgtcttgttttcttagaCTCCTAAACTCTGCAATACCTAAAACTGCTAATACAGCATTAGCAAAATGGTGACGTTTCTGTCAAACTTACTTGCTACTGAAGAAGTTTTTAGGAACTCCTAGATGTCTCAAGAGCCCAAGAAGCCTCGTCTAGACATCTCTGTTTGCTGGTATGGAAGTGCAGGTGTTTCCTCACACCGGCCATGGTCATAGCTGTGTCAGTTAGAGGTTTGCTGCAGGCACACTTCCCAGAAGGTGCCTGGTGGTCAGGGCCGTTGCTTCTCTAACAGAAGCTCAGTGGCCATAAGACCTCTCTTGCAATATAAGTTCAGAAATAAGGTTGACTGGTTAAAGCTTTCTAAAGCAGGTAGGGTCTCATGTCTCATTGCCCTTCCAGGGGAGCTTCTAAATGTCTTGCGGGAAGCTCCTCACTCCATCACAACCATGTTAACATTCGTCTCTGTCTCCTAGAGGCAGAAGTTTCTCCCACTGCTGTATCCTCGACTTTacagtctgcttttttttctgtctaaagaAACTCTTCCTGCTCTTCTCTAAACTAATAacgatttttttctccttgccattacaTCTGTCTAAAACAATTTGCTGTTCTTTTCCCCATGCCTACCTACCGATTCAGAGATAATGACTATTATTTCTTTCTCCCGATTGCTTTTTGTACTTTGCAGTGACACTGATTAATTTATCTGTCACATGCACAGTTTTCTAAGTTTCTGTTCTGCAGAGACTGCCACAACAAAATCAAAGGGATGTCTGCCTGTCAGTCATTTGGACAAAGTACTACTGCAATACCCTTATTATAACTATGATCTGAGTATATGTAACCATATACAGCTGTTAAAATACAACAAACTAGTGATTCATATGCAATACCTCTGTGATGTGTACCTGTTTGGGGTCAAAACTTATCAGCTTCTTCAATCCAAACTGCTGCTGAAGCACCGGAGGCATGAAAACCTCTCTGCCTATCTTCAGCCCGACCGGGGTGGGGGGCCACCGCAGGTTAGGGGGGAGAGAGTTGTGggcatttttcccctttcctcagaGGGGTAGAAAAGAGGCGCTGTGATCTGCGGAGACCCCTCCCAGCCCCTCAACCCCTCGGGGGCCCGCGgcagccccctcccgccccgtctccgcccgccgccgccgtccccccTTACCGGGATTTTTTGGGCGTATTCTTTGCCGTTGGGGGTCAGCATCCCCGACGTGTGGCACTTCCGAGCGGACTTCCCCAGCTCGTTGTCACGGGGCGGAAAGTGTTTTTCCTATGGGGGAGAAAAACCTAAAGAGGCACCGAgagcaccccccgccccgcgccgccgacAGCCGCTCCCAGGGCGGCGGAGCCAGCCCGGCGCTCACCAGCTCGGCGTAGAACGTCGTGGCGAGGCTGTGGATCCTGCCCGAGTGCCGGATCACCCGGTCGAAGAGATCAGCCACGGTTAGGAGGCGGCAGCCGGCGTCTCCCGGGGCGCAgaccagcagccacagcagcgcCAGCGCCGCGGCGGCACCTGCGGAGAGCCCGGCGGCGTCGGGGGACGTCGAGGGGGCCGCCCGGCCAggcccggcccgctccgctccccgccgcccgcaccTGCTCGCCCCGCCGCCCGGGCTAGGGCCATGGCCCCGCGGAGGACGCTGCCCGGCAGGAACGGCTGCTATCGGCCGGCGCCGGCGTTGCCCCCGCGTCCCCTATATATGACGGGTGGGGACGTGCGTGGCGTGGGGGCATCTCCCGGTCATGCCGGGTCCCTCCCTGACGTGCGCAGCCCGCGGCCGCCGTGACCGAGCCGCCCGGAGCGGGGCTCCCGGCTCGGCGGGCGGGACCGAGCGTCCCTCGCACCGAGGGGACCAACTCCCCGCCCGGCAGCCCACAGGGCCCCGCAGAAATGGGTGTCCCGGGCTCTGTGGACGGAGCCCCCAGCGCCCGCCCGCCGTGGGGCCAGGGCCGTCCCGTGTCGGTGTCCCAGTCCCCCGCtccgtgggggggggggggggggggggcggctcctGCGCCCCACAGAAGTGGCGTGGCCAGGTCTGTACCAGCAGGAGGGGGCAAGGGTGTGAGAGCGGCTCTTGTCAGTGATACCGGGGGGGGGGGTATACAAGGACGGCAATGGGCAACATGACAGGTAGGAGAGAAGCCTGGCCCCGGGACATTCGTCTCCTACCCATCTCTTCTAATCACACGGTTAAGATCAGATCTGCTTTCCCTGCTCCCTTGCAGGTGGTCAGAGGTAGTAACACCACTGAAGGTGTGATAGCTGGTGACTGCACGCTTGGTGGTGCAAGTGTGCCTGAAGAAAGTTGCTGATGTCCCATATGGCTGAAAGCTTGAGGCAGTAACACAGCAAAGCACTCAGATCTGGATTCCCAAAGGTGTGCAAGTCTTACGGACTCAGTTGCTGCCCTCAGTTTCTGGGCGTGAGATCCTGAGCACCCCTGCAAGACATACAAGGAAAGTTGAGACGTTTGTCATGAGACTCATGACTGCTGACATGTCAAACTAGGAGCTGCTTCAAGCTGACCAACGAGGGAACCTGAGCACAGGGTcttgtgggagacattggcctgtcagccttgcacagcctctgggttctcattctctgtgttaacagcctggccacgttcattattttgtctttttattatctcaaaaagagttctccatgttggtaagagttctgccgcaacctcattccctcaggttgcacagtcccacagtcttactcctgctttatcccatatcggaacagtgaatatagtaaccgcagctgctacccagtttaaaattctcttcaaggcatgcagattaatatgcaccttatatttagctaacagtctttccatcagtgcaagcactgacttttcttccgagggtattgacctacccatcgcttccccacagctcaccttgctcacactgcaacggtgattgatgccggctcctgcttcctttcagcagctacttaagttctgtggggtttgccaccggagtgatccaagttGATCACACTTATCGCCTCCTCACATGGGacaccatttgtggcaactggGGCACGGACTCtcgatgaaatccagaaagaaaaagagattttatcattacaatggtacatacttatgctctcggatgctgtcggtaaagctcttactttgTAGTTAACAAATCAgtaattagacagctatcaaccttttctcctatcagcataagaccactctaacacacgctgtgcagaccaatcaccttcttattcacGCGCTATTCTcacggcagtaacttctcacagttcagtacttttccacagttcagtgttgcagctgtccgttgtttttccctgccaccttggcacaactcagcagtttcttatctttcttccaaggcctgtttttcatcaaagactagctatttctcagaggctgtgcaaggctgacaggccaatgtctcccacaggGTCTTACTGCTGTGTTTTCTGGGTTTTGGCACCCTACCCCTCTGAAATCCACTGGGAACAGCTCAGGGTCTGGTAGAGCTGGAATCAGACACCTTCTCTGCCTGTGGGTATTCAAGCAGAGGTTGGCCAAGGGACTGCTGTAATTGGTGGCTCTTGTGACATGGAGAATGAGTCACTCTGCTCTTCTTGCAGAATTTTTTCATTGCCAGGGGAGCAGCCTGCTTAGAAATGAGGATACAGCTGACATGAAATTGTCATCTTTCCTCTGTGATTACCCCAGCCACTATGTTAGAGTCATGTATTTGTTTTCTAGCCACTGAATCCCAATTTCCTTTATGGAAAATGGAAGGACTATACCTCCAACCAGAATGATGAAGAACATTCCTCTCCCCCACTTTTTAAAGACAGCTGGGTGACTAGGACCCCTTCTGGAGGTGGAAGACGTGAGTTTGACTAACTGTTGGCCAAGGAGGAATTGACCTTGGTCACCTATACTGTGTGTGAATGCTAAAAAATTGGTAGAAAACAAGTAAAGGCAGCTACTTCTCTAGCCAAATCTTAGAAGTAATTTTCATCTGCCAGTGCATTCTGCATGAAGTCAAGAGGAATTTCCAAAGgattcacattttgaaaataagagCTCTCCAAGGAGTTAGGTGTCAGTTTCTAGGCTCTGAGTAGGTGTCTGCATGGCTATCCACTGAACTCCAAAGCCTGTCAAAGCTGACGCATTTTGGGACATTCACAGATTCAAAATATTGAGAGGTGAAGACCTGTAGTGCTGAAAATGCCAGCAGAAGTCATTGCTAAGTAGGGCCTCCTGTTTGCATGCTTGTGCTCTCTGCCTGGGTTCCATTTTCCTTGTTCGCATGTTTAAGGATTTGGCTCTTTGTTAACAAGACAGATTTTTAAGTAGGAAAAAAGAGATTTTGATTTCCTTTTGCCCAAAGGAAGACTGAAAACATAGCACATGAGAAGGAATATTTAGATGTCTTTCTCACACAATCTACATTGCCTTCATTCATACAGATATCTCAAAGGAAGATTATTTCTCTCTGAGAGCTACCCACAAATCATATATCCTTCCAGGGAACTTGTCTTGCTATGTTGTGCACTGAGTTAGCTAGATTTGATTTAGTTAAGTGACTGCAATCTccaaaaaaatttactttttttcttgacAGAGTTGGATCAATATAAGCAAATACTAGAGCTCTCACTACCGGAGTAGTCCACATGCTCCTCAGCCTCTACCAGCAATGCAGCTTAGCCAGCCCTTCAAACCAATACATGTCTGAACCCAATGGACCACACTCACTTTTCTAAAATTCCCCAAAGTCACTTCTAAAGGTCAATAGCGCAATGGGTCCATGAGACACTTTTTACCCATCATTTTTTTGAATttctaaaattagttttaaaagcaaTTCATTAACATGTGCTTAATGATCTGCACTATTCAGCAGAGGTTGTGCTCATTCTTTTACCTCTGCTTTATCTCTAATGAATAAAACAATGCAGGTAATTTCAGTGGTTAGAGCTGCTGAGCCAGTTCTTACTGAGGATCATACAGTAAGCCTTGGCAATAGCTCTGAGCTGTTTGGTAGCTGATAAAATACTTCTGGCTTGTGGTCCAACTGAAGACTTGTAATATTAGTATTATTTCTGATAACTATCAGAAAATGAGCAATCATGCATATGACAGGATCTGAAAAACATTGGTAGTGTGCATATGGGAAGCACGTGGATCAGTTACTCATTTTTATTGGCCAATAGccattttcttttggttttcatgTGTCTTGGAGAAATCCTGACATATGCAAATCTTATCCTAGaaaagattcctttttttttgttttgcaggagcTGTGAACTTGCACTGTGGAAAATGTAAATTACTTGCACAGCAAAAAATGCGGTACAGCTTAGAGAAAAGAATCCACAGTAAATTATGAAGTTTTTTTTAAGGCtccattttctaaaatgaattaAGTTTTCTTAATGAAAGATATATCAATATTTAAGAATTGTTTTTCCTGGCTCTTCACTGATATtttaagtttgtagatgacaacAAACTGGAAGAAGTCACTTCCACTTTAGAATTCAACATGATCTTGACAATAAGAGAAGTGGCCTGAAGAAAGCAGGGTACAGTTCAGTAAGGAAAATACGAAGTACTATGCTTAGACAGGAGCTTAGACTGTCCAAATCCAGAACAAGGCGGCAGTCAAACAGATGAGGATCATGGCTTGTATGAAATAACAAGCTGAACCTAAGTCAGTAGTATCTTActgttgttttgtgtttatttattcatttgttttgcaAGCTGGAGTATGTCTTTTGAAATGCTGTCTGTGCGACATGCAAAAGAGTTCTTCTGCCATACCTTGCATTTGTAAGACCTCCcctagaatactgtgttcagtgtTGGACATCCCATTTCAAAAGAGGTAAGAGCCAGATGGAAAGAGCTCGGAGGATAAAAGCAGGAATGATCacaggtgaaaaaaaccccatggcctacgaggaaagactgaaggaagcGGGTTTGTTTACTCTCTAGAAGGGAAAGACAAGGCAAGGATACAGTTTTCAGATGTGAAGAAGGTAGCAGCAAAGAGGAAGGGAATCAATTATTCACCACATTCATTATGGATACAAGATATAATGGGATT
This genomic window contains:
- the LOC141923822 gene encoding prolactin-like, which encodes MALARAAGRAGAAAALALLWLLVCAPGDAGCRLLTVADLFDRVIRHSGRIHSLATTFYAELEKHFPPRDNELGKSARKCHTSGMLTPNGKEYAQKIPREELTHLILKLLQAWKEPLSHFNQHIEHYQELPDDSLSKAKQISNMVHELKTGVEKVTEKMQSMGIISNSLNGMASSEATGLSISNEANMMSDSDFIHCFRRDSNKVQSYLKILKCRIMPENSC